One genomic segment of Brassica napus cultivar Da-Ae chromosome A3, Da-Ae, whole genome shotgun sequence includes these proteins:
- the LOC106442940 gene encoding glutathione S-transferase T3-like, translated as MANTSGYVNLLTSQIPIDLESPEANWFGSQVPDESGMKERRKWTLTDDKILIGAWLNTSKDPVVSTEQKADAFWNRIVDYYNASPLLVDTIPRKLRPCKQRWARINEQVSKFAGCYDGALREQRSGQNDDDIMKAALDIFFINNGYKFVLDHCWRELRHDQKWCATHTAKDGGKEKRKPPLEGDREEGGDGEPEGRPPGVKAAKARCKKKKSAREEELTKLEAVLATKEKISRHKLLDRLLAKTEPLSDMETTLKLKLMSEML; from the coding sequence ATGGCTAACACTTCCGGGTATGTAAACCTACTAACTAGTCAAATCCCCATTGACCTTGAATCACCCGAAGCTAATTGGTTCGGTAGCCAAGTTCCCGATGAGTCTGGTATGAAGGAGAGGAGGAAATGGACTCTCACAGATGATAAAATCCTTATTGGTGCGTGGCTTAACACCAGTAAGGACCCTGTGGTGAGCACTGAACAGAAAGCTGATGCTTTCTGGAACCGTATCGTTGACTACTACAATGCAAGCCCTCTCCTGGTGGATACTATACCGAGGAAGCTTCGTCCTTGCAAGCAGCGGTGGGCTCGGATAAACGAGCAAGTATCCAAGTTTGCTGGATGCTATGACGGGGCTTTGAGAGAGCAGAGAAGTGGGcaaaatgatgatgatatcatgAAAGCGGCTTTAGACATTTTCTTCATTAATAACGGCTACAAGTTCGTCCTGGATCACTGCTGGAGGGAGTTGAGGCATGACCAGAAATGGTGCGCAACTCATACGGCTAAGGACGGTGGAAAGGAGAAGCGGAAACCACCTTTGGAGGGTGATAGAGAAGAAGGGGGAGACGGAGAACCAGAGGGTAGACCTCCCGGGGTAAAGGCTGCCAAAGCCAgatgtaagaagaagaagagtgctAGGGAGGAGGAGTTGACGAAGCTAGAGGCTGTTTTAGCAACCAAAGAAAAGATCTCTAGACATAAACTCCTAGATCGTTTACTCGCGAAAACAGAGCCACTCTCAGACATGGAGACTACTCTAAAACTCAAACTAATGTCGGAAATGTTGTGA
- the LOC111214524 gene encoding uncharacterized protein LOC111214524 → MGQDYSYSQPSSSSESLDITSLLEAECQIYADEADSSYCNSLPVQYPRQPEADDGIPTTCYCGAQPVLGCSYTSQNPYRRYFTCDNSDDGDCHVWKWWEVAVMEEMMEFQRQLRDLKVQGYESEQKVLHLEKTVHELSKNKSGVKLTESLERFQRRVSVLGIFCNKV, encoded by the exons ATGGGACAAGATTACAGCTATAGTCAGCCCTCTTCATCATCAGAGTCTCTAGACATAACCTCCCTTCTTGAAGCCGAATGTCAGATTTACGCGGATGAAGCTGACAGTAGCTACTGCAATTCATTGCCGGTTCAGTACCCACGTCAACCAGAGGCTGATGATGGAATTCCCACGACATGTTACTGTGGAGCTCAGCCTGTTCTCGGATGCTCTTACACGTCTCAAAACCCATACAGAAGATACTTTACATGCGACAATTCTGATGATGGAGACTGCCACGTTTGGAAATGGTGGGAAGTGGCAGTAATGGAGGAGATGATGGAGTTTCAGAGACAACTTAGGGATCTTAAGGTCCAAGGTTATGAGAGTGAGCAGAAGGTCCTTCACCTTGAGAAGACGGTACATGAGCTTTCCAAGAACAAATCAGGAGTTAAGCTAACG GAATCATTGGAAAGGTTTCAAAGGAGAGTGTCGGTCCTCGGGATTTTCTGTAATAAggtatga
- the LOC106441275 gene encoding adenylyl-sulfate kinase 2, chloroplastic isoform X1: MEGLAIRASRPSIICSLPGLDVGSQRLPLSDGFLRLPTSSYAADKPKLVAKSASLHPISAVNVSAQASLTADFPALSETNVKEERINGDKNKPENIVWHESSICRCDRQQLLQQKGCVIWITGLSGSGKSTVACALSKALFERGKLTYTLDGDNVRHGLNRDLTFKAEDRTENIRRIGEVAKLFADVGVICIASLISPYRRDRDECRSLLPEGDFVEVFMDVPLSVCESRDPKGLYKLARAGKIKGFTGIDDPYEAPLNCEVVLKHTGDDDSCSPRQMAEHIISYLQNKGYLEG; this comes from the exons ATGGAAGGATTAGCAATCAGAGCATCGCGACCGTCCATCATCTGCTCTCTTCCAGGTCTCGACGTCGGTTCTCAGCGACTGCCTCTAAGTGACGGTTTCCTCAGGCTCCCAACGTCATCATATGCTGCAGATAAGCCAAAACTAGTCGCGAAGTCTGCTTCTTTACATCCGATCTCCGCCGTTAATGTCTCTGCTCAAGCTTCCCTCACCGCCGATTTTCCCGCCCTTTCAG AGACGAATGTGAAAGAAGAGAGAATCAACGGAGACAAAAATAAGCCAGAGAACATCGTGTGGCACGAGAGTTCCATTTGCAGATGCGACCGACAACAACTTCTTCAACAGAAGGGTTGTGTCATTTGGATCACTGGTCTCAGCGGCTCAGGGAAAAGCACTGTTGCTTGTGCCTTAAGTAAAGCTCTGTTCGAAAGAGGCAAACTTACTTACACACTTGACGGAGACAATGTACGTCATGGTCTTAACCGGGACCTCACTTTCAAAGCTGAGGATCGTACCGAAAACATACGCAGGATCG GTGAGGTGGCAAAGCTGTTTGCTGACGTTGGCGTCATTTGTATAGCAAGTTTGATTTCTCCTTACCGGAGAGACAGAGATGAGTGCCGGTCGTTGTTACCCGAGGGAGATTTCGTGGAG GTTTTCATGGATGTTCCTCTGTCTGTGTGCGAGTCAAGAGATCCAAAGGGGTTGTACAAGCTCGCACGTGCCGGCAAAATCAAAG GCTTTACTGGAATCGATGATCCTTACGAGGCGCCACTGAACTGCGAG GTTGTTCTGAAACACACGGGAGATGACGATTCTTGTTCACCACGTCAGATGGCTGAACATATCATCTCCTACTTGCAAAACAAAGGGTACCTTGAGGGATAA
- the LOC106441275 gene encoding adenylyl-sulfate kinase 2, chloroplastic isoform X2, translating into MEGLAIRASRPSIICSLPGLDVGSQRLPLSDGFLRLPTSSYAADKPKLVAKSASLHPISADFPALSETNVKEERINGDKNKPENIVWHESSICRCDRQQLLQQKGCVIWITGLSGSGKSTVACALSKALFERGKLTYTLDGDNVRHGLNRDLTFKAEDRTENIRRIGEVAKLFADVGVICIASLISPYRRDRDECRSLLPEGDFVEVFMDVPLSVCESRDPKGLYKLARAGKIKGFTGIDDPYEAPLNCEVVLKHTGDDDSCSPRQMAEHIISYLQNKGYLEG; encoded by the exons ATGGAAGGATTAGCAATCAGAGCATCGCGACCGTCCATCATCTGCTCTCTTCCAGGTCTCGACGTCGGTTCTCAGCGACTGCCTCTAAGTGACGGTTTCCTCAGGCTCCCAACGTCATCATATGCTGCAGATAAGCCAAAACTAGTCGCGAAGTCTGCTTCTTTACATCCGATCT CCGCCGATTTTCCCGCCCTTTCAG AGACGAATGTGAAAGAAGAGAGAATCAACGGAGACAAAAATAAGCCAGAGAACATCGTGTGGCACGAGAGTTCCATTTGCAGATGCGACCGACAACAACTTCTTCAACAGAAGGGTTGTGTCATTTGGATCACTGGTCTCAGCGGCTCAGGGAAAAGCACTGTTGCTTGTGCCTTAAGTAAAGCTCTGTTCGAAAGAGGCAAACTTACTTACACACTTGACGGAGACAATGTACGTCATGGTCTTAACCGGGACCTCACTTTCAAAGCTGAGGATCGTACCGAAAACATACGCAGGATCG GTGAGGTGGCAAAGCTGTTTGCTGACGTTGGCGTCATTTGTATAGCAAGTTTGATTTCTCCTTACCGGAGAGACAGAGATGAGTGCCGGTCGTTGTTACCCGAGGGAGATTTCGTGGAG GTTTTCATGGATGTTCCTCTGTCTGTGTGCGAGTCAAGAGATCCAAAGGGGTTGTACAAGCTCGCACGTGCCGGCAAAATCAAAG GCTTTACTGGAATCGATGATCCTTACGAGGCGCCACTGAACTGCGAG GTTGTTCTGAAACACACGGGAGATGACGATTCTTGTTCACCACGTCAGATGGCTGAACATATCATCTCCTACTTGCAAAACAAAGGGTACCTTGAGGGATAA
- the LOC106441274 gene encoding tubulin-folding cofactor C-like produces MKTPSSQDKTQTNKQMEEEDPRSETVDEALQKKHNDMLERFSARHQARKSDSASSSSTFESTSSFLSQFADSKRSIESRIADLRLASSSEDSSKIKSDLAEVSSSIDDLEKLVAANSYFLPSYEVRSSLRSASDLKQSLDALSAALLPKKKFSFKSKQSSAAAAATKIQKRDLVSPPTNVVVRDSPGFRNKRGETLSKSFRSSSSIGEFTLSDLDSCRVHLTGTVNALFIHRLRNCSVYTGPVLGSILIDDVDDCVLVAASHQIRIHRAKRSDFYLRVRSRPIIEDSNGVRFGPYCLGYGGIEEDLKTAGLEEDTESWANVDDFLWLRALHSPNWSILPQEERLSSVSISGLGGDSS; encoded by the coding sequence atgaaaacgcCGTCGTCACAGGACAAGacgcaaacaaacaaacaaatggaAGAGGAGGACCCGAGATCCGAAACCGTAGACGAGGCATTGCAGAAGAAGCACAATGACATGCTCGAACGCTTCTCCGCTCGCCACCAAGCTCGTAAATCCGATTCAGCTTCCTCTTCCTCCACCTTCGAATCGACCTCCTCGTTCCTCTCCCAATTCGCCGACTCCAAACGATCAATCGAATCCCGAATCGCCGATCTACGACTCGCCTCCTCCTCGGAAGATTCATCCAAGATCAAATCCGATCTCGCGGAGGTCtcatcatcgatcgacgatCTCGAGAAGCTAGTCGCAGCCAACTCCTACTTCCTCCCCTCGTACGAAGTCCGATCCTCTCTCAGATCCGCCTCCGACCTCAAACAGAGCCTCGACGCCCTCTCCGCCGCCCTACTCCCGAAGAAGAAGTTCTCCTTCAAGTCCAAACAGTcttccgccgccgccgccgctaCAAAGATCCAGAAACGCGATCTCGTTTCTCCTCCAACAAACGTCGTCGTACGCGATTCTCCGGGATTCAGGAACAAACGAGGAGAGACTCTTTCGAAAAGCTTCAGATCCTCCTCGTCGATCGGAGAGTTCACGTTGTCAGATCTCGATTCGTGCCGAGTGCATTTGACTGGAACAGTCAACGCTCTCTTCATCCACCGGTTGAGGAACTGCAGCGTCTACACAGGCCCTGTGCTCGGTTCGATTCTGATTGATGACGTGGACGATTGCGTTCTTGTGGCGGCCTCGCATCAGATTAGGATCCATCGCGCCAAGAGGAGTGATTTCTATCTGAGAGTGAGGAGCCGTCCCATTATTGAAGACAGCAATGGAGTCAGGTTCGGGCCTTACTGTTTGGGCTACGGAGGGATCGAGGAGGATTTGAAGACGGCGGGTTTGGAGGAGGACACGGAGAGCTGGGCCAATGTTGATGATTTCTTGTGGCTCAGAGCCCTTCACTCGCCTAACTGGTCCATCTTGCCCCAAGAGGAAAGGCTTTCTTCGGTTTCTATTTCCGGACTAGGAGGAGACTCTTCTTGA
- the LOC106441273 gene encoding ras-related protein RABH1c isoform X2, whose product MRPSHRRRARPLSLSSCSRGRKKTSWKKLGSLLSITLLFGSNVNMASVSALAKFKLVFLGDQSVGKTSIITRFMYDKFDTSYQPTIGIDFLSKTMYLEDRTVRLQLWDTAGQERFRSLIPSYIRDSSVAIVVYDVANRQTFLNIPKWIDDVHRERGGSGDVIIVLVGNKTDLVDKRQVSISEGEEKGKEHGVMFIETSAKENFNIKALFRKIAAALPGMDSYSSATKSDNMVDVNLKNTSSSSQGEQQGGGGGGGCSC is encoded by the exons ATGCGACCGAGTCATCGTCGTCGTGCtcgccctctctctctctcttcttgttCAAGAGGAAGAAAGAAAACTTCTTGGAAAAAACTCGGATCTCTCTTATCAATCACTCTTTTATTCGGGAGCAACGTGAACATGGCGTCTGTTTCTGCTTTGGCAAAGTTCAAGTTGGTGTTCTTAGGAGATCAATCTGTGGGCAAAACAAGCATCATCACCCGTTTCATGTATGATAAATTCGACACCTCTTACCAG CCTACCATTGGGATCGATTTTCTGTCCAAAACAATGTACCTCGAAGATCGAACTGTTCGCTTGCAGCTTTG GGATACGGCGGGACAAGAAAGATTCAGGAGTCTGATCCCAAGTTACATCAGAGACTCTTCTGTTGCAATTGTTGTGTATGATGTAGCCA ATAGGCAAACGTTTCTGAATATTCCGAAATGGATCGATGATGTACACAGAGAAAGAGGTGGTTCAGGCGACGTTATTATTGTCCTTGTTGGTAACAAAACTGATCTTGTTGATAAAAG ACAAGTATCGATCAGTGAAGGGGAAGAAAAGGGTAAAGAGCATGGAGTGATGTTCATTGAGACCAGCGCCAAAGAAAATTTCAACATTAAG GCTTTGTTCAGGAAGATAGCTGCAGCACTGCCTGGGATGGATTCATATTCGTCGGCGACAAAATCAGACAATATGGTTGATGTGAACCTAAAGAACACTTCAAGTTCATCACAAGGTGAGCAACaaggaggaggtggtggaggcggctgttcttgttga
- the LOC106441273 gene encoding ras-related protein RABH1c isoform X1, which translates to MRPSHRRRARPLSLSSCSRGRKKTSWKKLGSLLSITLLFGSNVNMASVSALAKFKLVFLGDQSVGKTSIITRFMYDKFDTSYQPTIGIDFLSKTMYLEDRTVRLQLWDTAGQERFRSLIPSYIRDSSVAIVVYDVANRQTFLNIPKWIDDVHRERGGSGDVIIVLVGNKTDLVDKRQVSISEGEEKGKEHGVMFIETSAKENFNIKALFRKIAAVLPGMDSYSSATKSDDMVDVNLKNTSSSSQGEQQGGGGGGGCSC; encoded by the exons ATGCGACCGAGTCATCGTCGTCGTGCtcgccctctctctctctcttcttgttCAAGAGGAAGAAAGAAAACTTCTTGGAAAAAACTCGGATCTCTCTTATCAATCACTCTTTTATTCGGGAGCAACGTGAACATGGCGTCTGTTTCTGCTTTGGCAAAGTTCAAGTTGGTGTTCTTAGGAGATCAATCTGTGGGCAAAACAAGCATCATCACCCGTTTCATGTATGATAAATTCGACACCTCTTACCAG CCTACCATTGGGATCGATTTTCTGTCCAAAACAATGTACCTCGAAGATCGAACTGTTCGCTTGCAGCTTTG GGATACGGCGGGACAAGAAAGATTCAGGAGTCTGATCCCAAGTTACATCAGAGACTCTTCTGTTGCAATTGTTGTGTATGATGTAGCCA ATAGGCAAACGTTTCTGAATATTCCGAAATGGATCGATGATGTACACAGAGAAAGAGGTGGTTCAGGCGACGTTATTATTGTCCTTGTTGGTAACAAAACTGATCTTGTTGATAAAAG ACAAGTATCGATCAGTGAAGGGGAAGAAAAGGGTAAAGAGCATGGAGTGATGTTCATTGAGACCAGCGCCAAAGAAAATTTCAACATTAAG GCTTTGTTCAGGAAAATAGCTGCAGTACTGCCTGGGATGGATTCATATTCGTCGGCGACAAAATCAGACGATATGGTTGATGTGAACCTAAAGAACACTTCAAGTTCATCACAAGGTGAGCAACaaggaggaggtggtggaggcggctgttcttgttga
- the LOC106441272 gene encoding 50S ribosomal protein L23 produces the protein MGGRVVHFANLPIKLLMPTKLTNIHEFALKTIPSATKIEIKRVLESLYGFEIEKVNTLNMDGKKKKRGGLLIAKADYKKAYVTLKHPLSISNDMFPVKYIEEDRKSKVKGSSFVEEEGDKKSHWLDQKEKREIGGYGGGKARRGGGGGRVNSPARGEAEAEAGAKFPWSNMRFGGK, from the coding sequence ATGGGAGGACGAGTGGTCCACTTCGCGAACCTCCCGATCAAGCTTCTGATGCCGACGAAGCTCACAAACATTCACGAGTTCGCGCTGAAAACGATCCCATCCGCGACCAAGATCGAGATCAAGAGAGTCCTGGAGTCTCTCTACGGGTTCGAGATCGAGAAGGTGAACACTCTGAACATGGacgggaagaagaagaagcgcgGCGGGCTGCTGATAGCCAAGGCTGACTACAAGAAGGCTTACGTCACGCTCAAACACCCTCTGTCGATCTCAAATGATATGTTCCCGGTGAAGTATATCGAGGAAGATAGGAAGAGTAAAGTGAAAGGATCTAGCTTTGTGGAGGAGGAAGGTGATAAGAAGAGTCATTGGCTTGATCAGAaggagaagagggagatcggcGGTTATGGTGGTGGTAAAGCTCGTCGCGGCGGTGGTGGTGGGAGAGTGAATTCGCCGGCGAGAGGTGAGGCGGAGGCGGAGGCGGGGGCGAAGTTTCCGTGGAGTAATATGAGGTTTGGTGGAAAGTAA
- the LOC106441271 gene encoding TLD domain-containing protein 2: protein MGKKQKSSSLRSKAVHFVTDLTTGLLNPISAPPPLPDEEEDESKRDQLESKDEPDTSSFSAFLGSLLSSQDQEEEEAESSDTSSSSSASMKETSVAKKSLLSKYKQHFKNFYQAVKLSKDRKALLGNTVEDDGLEMKQMQDKGDTATTAILIPDISEPSLLLTDHSRRSLYSSLPALVQGRKWILLYSTWRHGISLSTLYRKSLLWPGLSLLVVGDRKGSVFGGLVEAPLIPTDKKYQGTNSTFVFTDKSGQPTIYRPTGANRFYTLCSKDFLALGGGGRFALYLDSELLSGSSAYSETYGNACLATSQDFDVKEVELWGFVYGSKYDEILALSKTTEPGVCRW, encoded by the exons ATGGGGAAGAAGCAGAAATCATCATCATTGAGAAGCAAAGCAGTTCACTTTGTCACCGATCTCACCACCGGTCTCCTTAATCCCATCTccgctcctcctcctcttccg gatgaggaagaagatgagtcCAAGAGAGATCAACTAGAGTCTAAAGACGAACCAGACACTTCTTCCTTCTCTGCTTTCCTTGGCTCCCTCTTGTCCTCACaggatcaagaagaagaagaggctgaATCAAGCGatacttcatcatcatcatccgcTTCAATGAAGGAAACTAGTGTTGCAAAGAAGAGCTTGTTGTCCAAGTATAAACAGCATTTCAAGAACTTTTACCAGGCTGTTAAGCTTTCCAAGGATCGAAAGGCTCTTTTGGGGAATACTGTTGAGGACGATGGCTTGGAGATGAAGCAGATGCAGGATAAAGGTGACACAGCAACAACAGCCATTCTTATACCTGACATTTCAGAGCCCTCTTTGCTTTTGACTGACCACTCTAGACGTTCCCTTTATTCTTCACTTCCTGCTCTTGTTCAAGGCAGGAAATGGATTTTGCTTTATAG TACATGGAGGCATGGTATATCTCTGTCAACGCTCTACAGAAAAAGCCTCCTCTGGCCTGGTCTCAGTCTACTG GTTGTTGGAGACAGGAAAGGTTCGGTGTTTGGTGGACTTGTGGAGGCGCCTTTGATACCAACTGATAAGAAGTATCAG GGAACCAACAGTACATTTGTTTTCACTGATAAGTCTGGACAACCCACTATATACCGTCCCACAGGAGCAAATAGGTTTTACACATTATGCTCCAAGGACTTTCTAGCTCTCGGTGGTGGTGGACGGTTTGCTCTCTATCTAGACAGTGAGCT GCTAAGTGGATCAAGTGCTTACTCGGAGACATACGGGAACGCTTGTCTTGCAACCTCTCAGGACTTTGATGTTAAGGAAGTGGAG TTATGGGGATTTGTGTATGGCTCAAAGTATGATGAGATTCTAGCTCTCAGCAAAACAACAGAGCCTGGTGTATGCAGGTGGTGA